One genomic window of Maribacter aquivivus includes the following:
- a CDS encoding sigma-70 family RNA polymerase sigma factor: MEINNLNPDKWVDLYADYLFNYAVTRVSDAEIAKDLVQDTFIAGLKSAKNFKGDAAERTWLIAILKRKVIDHYRKINSKKGKAEVRMSYSSQTDAEGDWLEERIADPNSNFENDALENEELGLAIQNCISKLPKKQAQVFTMKTIEGMETEDICNALGINASNLWVMIHRARTGLMGCLNQNWF, translated from the coding sequence ATGGAAATAAACAATCTAAATCCTGATAAGTGGGTTGATCTCTACGCAGATTATCTATTTAACTACGCCGTAACTAGAGTAAGCGATGCCGAAATTGCAAAAGACCTTGTACAGGACACTTTTATAGCGGGACTTAAATCTGCTAAAAACTTTAAAGGTGATGCGGCAGAGCGAACATGGCTAATTGCAATTCTAAAACGTAAGGTCATTGACCACTATCGCAAAATTAATTCCAAAAAGGGAAAAGCAGAAGTACGTATGAGCTATAGTTCACAGACCGATGCTGAAGGTGATTGGCTAGAAGAACGCATTGCCGACCCTAATAGTAATTTTGAAAATGACGCTCTTGAAAACGAAGAATTAGGTCTTGCCATTCAAAATTGCATTTCTAAGTTACCTAAAAAGCAAGCTCAAGTTTTTACTATGAAAACTATTGAAGGAATGGAAACAGAAGATATTTGTAATGCTTTAGGAATTAATGCGTCTAATCTTTGGGTAATGATACATAGGGCCAGAACTGGCTTAATGGGTTGTTTAAATCAAAATTGGTTTTAG
- the gcvP gene encoding aminomethyl-transferring glycine dehydrogenase, with protein sequence MKTDVFALRHIGIRDEDLNTMFNTVGVENLEQLIFETIPEHIRLKEPLKLDPPMSEHKFLAHTEALSKKNKVFRTYIGLGYHESLIPSVIKRNILENPGWYTAYTPYQAEIAQGRLEALLNFQTIVSDLTGMKLANASLLDESTAAAEAMTMLFDVRSRDQKKNNIVKFFVSEEILPQTLSLLKTRSTPLGIELVIGNHEEFDFRTDFYGALLQYPGKYGQVYDYAGFVAKAKENDIKIAVAADIMSLVLLTPPGDFGVDVVVGTTQRFGIPLGYGGPHAAFFATKEEFKRNIPGRIIGVTKDTDGKPALRMALQTREQHIKRDKATSNICTAQVLLAVMAGMYGVYHGPKGLKYIASKIHATAVTLVDALENLGLYQINSAYFDTITIKADAKKVRPIAEANEVNFFYVDNDTISIAVNEATSLNDLNQIIYIFAEALGKSAAEVTSLLSSTSIPSNIQRSSSFMENKVFNSYHSETELMRYIKKLERKDLALNHSMISLGSCTMKLNAASEMLPLSSSNWGNIHPFVPVDQAEGYQTILRELAKDLSVITGFADTSLQPNSGAQGEYAGLMVIRAYHESRGESHRNICLIPSSAHGTNPASAVMAGMKVVVTKTDEKGNIDVADLEEKAKLHSENLAALMVTYPSTHGVFESSIKQITKLIHDHGGQVYMDGANMNAQVGLTNPATIGADVCHLNLHKTFAIPHGGGGPGVGPICVAPQLVPFLPSNPVITTGGKDAITAISAAPWGSSLVCLISYGYIKMLGEHGLTQSTKIAILNANYIKHKLEGKFDVLYTGEKGRAAHEMILDCRPFKKNGIEVTDIAKRLMDYGFHAPTVSFPVAGTVMIEPTESENLAELDRFCEAMTSIRAEIDESNTDEPNNVLKNAPHTLEMATTDNWQFPYSRQKATFPLPYIAENKFWPSVRRVDDAYGDRNLICTCAPIEAYMETE encoded by the coding sequence ATGAAGACTGACGTGTTTGCATTACGCCATATCGGCATAAGGGATGAAGATTTAAATACCATGTTCAACACGGTAGGTGTTGAAAATCTGGAACAGCTTATTTTTGAGACCATACCAGAACATATTCGCCTTAAAGAGCCCCTAAAATTAGATCCACCAATGAGTGAGCATAAGTTTCTTGCACACACAGAAGCGTTATCTAAAAAAAATAAAGTTTTCAGAACTTATATTGGTTTAGGATATCACGAAAGTTTAATACCGTCAGTGATTAAAAGAAACATTCTTGAAAATCCGGGTTGGTATACTGCTTACACTCCATATCAAGCTGAAATTGCACAAGGTAGATTAGAAGCTTTATTAAACTTTCAAACCATAGTTTCAGATTTAACAGGAATGAAACTTGCAAATGCTTCGCTTTTAGATGAAAGTACAGCTGCTGCAGAAGCAATGACAATGCTTTTTGATGTAAGAAGCCGTGATCAAAAAAAGAACAACATTGTAAAATTCTTTGTATCAGAAGAGATTCTACCGCAAACCCTATCACTTTTAAAAACCCGCTCGACTCCTTTAGGTATTGAATTGGTAATCGGTAACCATGAAGAATTCGACTTCCGTACAGATTTTTATGGTGCTTTATTGCAATATCCTGGCAAATACGGACAAGTATATGATTATGCAGGTTTTGTAGCTAAAGCAAAGGAAAATGACATAAAAATAGCTGTAGCTGCAGATATCATGAGTTTAGTACTATTGACTCCTCCTGGAGATTTTGGTGTTGACGTAGTTGTTGGCACTACACAGCGTTTCGGAATTCCGTTGGGCTATGGTGGTCCTCACGCTGCTTTCTTTGCTACAAAAGAAGAATTCAAAAGAAATATCCCAGGCAGGATAATCGGTGTAACTAAAGATACAGATGGCAAGCCTGCCTTAAGAATGGCTTTGCAGACTAGGGAACAACATATTAAAAGAGACAAAGCAACATCTAACATTTGTACTGCGCAGGTATTATTGGCCGTAATGGCAGGAATGTACGGAGTGTATCACGGTCCAAAAGGCCTAAAATACATAGCCTCAAAAATTCATGCCACCGCAGTTACGTTAGTTGATGCTCTTGAAAATTTGGGTCTATACCAAATTAACTCGGCTTATTTCGATACTATAACCATCAAAGCTGATGCTAAAAAAGTACGCCCAATTGCAGAAGCAAATGAAGTTAATTTCTTCTACGTAGATAATGACACTATATCAATCGCAGTTAATGAAGCTACTTCGCTAAACGATCTCAATCAGATTATATACATATTCGCTGAGGCTCTTGGTAAGTCTGCTGCAGAAGTCACAAGTTTATTAAGCTCAACTTCAATACCAAGCAACATTCAGCGTAGCAGTTCTTTCATGGAGAACAAGGTGTTTAATTCATATCATTCAGAGACTGAATTAATGCGTTACATTAAAAAATTGGAACGTAAAGATTTAGCTCTAAATCATAGTATGATTTCTTTGGGTAGCTGTACCATGAAATTAAATGCAGCTAGTGAAATGTTGCCATTAAGCTCATCTAACTGGGGAAATATTCACCCATTTGTACCAGTTGATCAAGCAGAAGGGTACCAAACCATTCTAAGAGAACTAGCAAAAGACCTTTCGGTAATTACTGGTTTTGCAGACACTTCATTGCAACCAAATTCTGGTGCACAAGGTGAATATGCAGGGTTGATGGTTATTAGAGCCTATCATGAATCTAGAGGAGAATCTCACAGAAACATATGCTTAATTCCTTCATCTGCACATGGTACAAATCCGGCTTCTGCTGTAATGGCAGGTATGAAAGTTGTAGTAACTAAGACAGATGAGAAAGGAAATATTGATGTTGCAGACCTTGAAGAGAAAGCAAAATTACATTCAGAAAACTTAGCTGCGTTGATGGTAACATACCCATCTACACATGGTGTTTTTGAATCGTCAATTAAGCAGATTACAAAATTAATTCATGATCATGGTGGTCAAGTCTATATGGATGGCGCCAACATGAATGCACAAGTTGGCTTAACAAACCCAGCAACCATTGGTGCTGATGTTTGTCACTTGAACCTTCACAAAACTTTTGCAATACCACATGGTGGTGGCGGACCTGGTGTTGGTCCAATCTGCGTTGCTCCGCAATTAGTTCCATTTTTACCAAGCAACCCGGTAATAACTACTGGCGGTAAAGATGCTATTACTGCAATTTCTGCAGCACCATGGGGAAGTTCATTGGTTTGCCTTATTTCTTACGGATACATTAAAATGTTAGGTGAGCACGGTCTTACCCAATCAACAAAAATTGCTATTCTTAATGCCAATTATATCAAACATAAGCTTGAAGGTAAGTTTGATGTATTATATACAGGTGAAAAAGGGCGAGCAGCTCATGAAATGATATTGGACTGCAGACCATTCAAGAAAAATGGCATTGAGGTAACCGATATTGCAAAGCGATTAATGGATTACGGATTTCACGCCCCAACGGTATCCTTCCCTGTTGCAGGAACAGTGATGATTGAGCCTACCGAAAGTGAAAATTTAGCCGAGTTAGACAGGTTCTGCGAAGCAATGACTTCTATTAGAGCGGAAATAGACGAATCTAATACTGATGAGCCAAACAACGTTCTTAAAAATGCTCCTCATACTTTAGAAATGGCTACTACAGATAATTGGCAATTTCCATACTCAAGACAAAAAGCAACTTTCCCGTTACCATACATTGCCGAAAATAAATTTTGGCCTTCGGTACGTAGAGTTGACGATGCATATGGAGACCGTAATTTAATTTGCACATGCGCACCAATTGAGGCGTACATGGAAACTGAATAA
- a CDS encoding UbiA prenyltransferase family protein yields MTIIKKIFDFYLDASIHVALAIFSLVHVTALTLNINVPLELYFFIFFGSISCYNFVKFGVEAEKYVLVANTYHKNIQFFSFGCLLVAGYQLFFLSERVFIGLFILAAITGLYALPVLPKNKNFRSFSGLKILIVAAVWAGATVILPAISVLEDISWNVKVEALQRFLFVLILLVPFEIRDLKYDSATLKTLPQRVGVKGAKIIGYSWTILFYAATFLKTDLDTAHIIVKTILFLVLMLMIFKTKLDQQKYFSSFWVEAIPLFWWLLFVIDKKYFILL; encoded by the coding sequence ATGACCATAATCAAAAAGATTTTTGATTTTTATCTTGATGCTAGTATTCATGTCGCATTGGCGATATTTAGCTTGGTTCATGTTACTGCGCTTACTTTAAACATAAATGTGCCTTTAGAACTCTATTTTTTTATTTTTTTCGGTTCTATTAGCTGTTATAATTTTGTAAAATTTGGTGTAGAGGCAGAGAAGTATGTTCTTGTTGCCAACACGTATCATAAAAACATTCAATTTTTTAGTTTTGGATGTTTGCTTGTTGCAGGATATCAGTTGTTTTTTTTATCGGAAAGAGTATTTATAGGTCTATTTATACTAGCAGCGATTACAGGACTTTATGCATTGCCTGTTTTACCAAAGAATAAAAATTTTAGAAGTTTTAGCGGTTTAAAAATTTTAATCGTCGCAGCAGTTTGGGCAGGGGCTACAGTGATATTACCTGCTATTTCTGTTTTGGAAGATATTTCTTGGAATGTAAAAGTTGAGGCACTACAGCGCTTTCTTTTTGTACTTATACTTTTAGTGCCTTTCGAAATCAGAGATTTGAAATATGATAGTGCAACTCTAAAAACTCTGCCACAAAGAGTAGGAGTGAAGGGAGCAAAAATAATAGGGTATAGTTGGACGATACTTTTTTATGCTGCCACTTTCTTGAAAACAGATTTAGATACCGCACACATTATCGTGAAGACAATTCTATTCTTAGTATTAATGCTAATGATATTTAAGACAAAATTAGACCAACAAAAATACTTTTCATCTTTTTGGGTAGAAGCAATTCCGTTATTTTGGTGGCTACTTTTTGTTATAGATAAGAAATATTTTATTTTGCTTTAG
- a CDS encoding rhodanese-like domain-containing protein, translating into MRNILFFLLLLVTQFAISQIESKPISEFIGFDESAEVLLDVRTPAEFEAGCINGAVNINWLSDEFNQQIKGVDKNKKIFVYCKMGGRSLKSQERLAELGFKNVVNLEGGYDAYSSK; encoded by the coding sequence ATGAGAAATATACTATTTTTTCTGCTGCTTCTTGTTACTCAGTTTGCTATAAGTCAAATAGAATCAAAGCCGATTTCTGAGTTTATTGGTTTTGATGAATCTGCAGAAGTATTGTTAGATGTGAGAACACCGGCAGAGTTTGAGGCTGGTTGTATTAACGGAGCAGTTAATATTAATTGGCTATCAGATGAATTCAATCAGCAAATAAAAGGTGTGGATAAAAACAAAAAGATATTTGTTTATTGTAAAATGGGAGGAAGAAGTTTAAAATCTCAAGAAAGGTTAGCAGAACTTGGTTTTAAGAATGTAGTAAATTTAGAGGGCGGTTATGATGCTTATTCTAGTAAATAG
- a CDS encoding 3-oxoacyl-ACP synthase III family protein — protein sequence MSISITGTGSYIPDLKISNADFNNHSFLNLDGTSFKHDNEVIIEKFKAITGIEERRYAPKEYTTSNLAFFAAEKAIKNANIDKETLDYIIVAHNFGDLKEGYIQGDTLPSLATRVKHQLQIKNPRCVAYDLIFGCPGWLEGMIQANAFIKSGIAKKCLVIGAETLSRIVDDNDRDAMIYSDGAGAAILESSTDGGEILGHESATYANDEANFLFFGESYNKEDQKKAYYIKMLGRKIYEFAVTNVPSAMASCLDNSGIKIDEVKKIFIHQANEKMDEAIVKRFYKIYGKEMPEGIMPMSISKLGNSSVATIPTLFDLVKHGKLENQEIKKGDVVIFASVGAGMNVNAMVYRI from the coding sequence ATGAGCATATCAATTACGGGAACAGGAAGCTATATTCCTGATTTAAAAATTTCTAACGCAGATTTTAATAACCATAGTTTTTTAAATTTAGACGGTACTTCTTTCAAACATGATAATGAGGTTATTATAGAGAAATTTAAAGCCATAACCGGTATTGAAGAAAGACGATATGCTCCCAAAGAATACACCACATCTAACTTAGCTTTCTTCGCTGCTGAAAAGGCAATTAAAAATGCTAACATAGACAAAGAAACATTAGACTACATTATTGTTGCCCATAATTTTGGAGACTTAAAAGAAGGGTATATACAAGGCGATACATTACCAAGTTTAGCCACTAGAGTAAAACACCAATTACAGATAAAGAATCCGAGATGTGTTGCTTACGATTTAATCTTTGGCTGCCCAGGTTGGCTTGAAGGTATGATTCAAGCCAATGCATTCATTAAAAGTGGTATTGCCAAAAAATGCTTGGTTATTGGTGCTGAGACTTTATCAAGAATTGTTGACGATAATGATCGCGATGCTATGATATATTCTGATGGTGCAGGTGCTGCAATTTTAGAAAGCTCTACTGATGGCGGTGAAATATTAGGGCACGAATCTGCAACTTATGCAAACGATGAAGCCAACTTTCTTTTCTTTGGAGAATCTTACAACAAAGAGGACCAGAAAAAGGCTTACTACATTAAAATGCTGGGTAGGAAAATTTATGAATTTGCGGTAACTAATGTACCATCTGCTATGGCGTCATGCTTAGATAACAGCGGTATTAAGATTGATGAGGTGAAAAAGATATTTATTCACCAAGCAAATGAAAAAATGGATGAGGCAATAGTAAAACGTTTCTACAAAATATATGGTAAAGAAATGCCCGAAGGTATTATGCCTATGAGTATTTCAAAGCTAGGTAATAGTTCTGTTGCCACCATACCCACTTTATTTGACCTTGTAAAGCACGGTAAATTAGAAAATCAGGAAATTAAAAAGGGAGATGTTGTTATCTTTGCTAGTGTTGGCGCCGGAATGAACGTCAATGCAATGGTATACAGAATCTAA
- a CDS encoding response regulator, translated as MDNNIQVCVIDDDEVFQYTILHTLQAHKSVSNIMPFTDGAEAMNFFNKNIDNNIILPDVIFLDVNMPVMDGYKFMDEYIKLISKATKKITVYILSSSVDLVDFEKTKKIKEVSDYIVKPIRDNQLTKILAEL; from the coding sequence ATGGACAATAATATTCAAGTTTGCGTAATAGATGATGACGAAGTATTTCAATACACTATACTTCACACGCTACAGGCTCACAAATCTGTCAGTAACATCATGCCATTTACTGATGGAGCAGAAGCAATGAACTTTTTTAATAAAAATATTGACAATAATATCATATTACCAGATGTTATTTTTTTAGATGTAAATATGCCAGTAATGGACGGGTACAAGTTTATGGATGAATACATTAAGTTAATATCAAAAGCCACCAAAAAAATAACCGTATATATTCTTTCATCATCTGTAGATTTGGTAGATTTTGAAAAGACAAAAAAGATAAAAGAAGTATCTGACTATATCGTCAAACCAATAAGAGACAACCAATTAACCAAAATTCTTGCAGAATTATAA
- a CDS encoding PAS domain-containing protein: MSTENTLLQTDKTSTTPSSIKNIGIFQFEVDSNKVTWNDVLREIHQVPKTFIPNADNIYGNCKEGIVKENLIKAHTQALLKGVSFELEYEVITPKGSSRFLHVATHATTNDNKCTSLHGFITDITHTKVKNIENHILKKQLEYAEKLANSGSWKWDINLDTLTWSDNFYHILKRHKEKPLSFETFLEYVHIEDKEEIAAKFDLALKTKHFPDSNYRIALKDGTIKNMKSIGEVITDAHGEVITIMGTCQDITESKERDQQLIQKKQQLELTENSSEAGTWQLNTKTGAFKWSDNLYKITDFEYGEPISFEVLYARIHPKDKPHVDKALQSVKNTGIKKTFSHRLITRDKSIRTLEITADVVSNRINNDKVLIGTARDITDRIKIEHELIEKNQLLNFAEHLTTMGYWRYKPETDDVFWSDNLYQMFEQPKTDKLSFSTYFNKIHSDDKAFVKEKIDQSIIDHKFYDFTHRIVLSDNTIRFIQILGKVTINRNDGSQELLGTCLDVTDNESRELELSKKNQQLNVAEKMAMIGYWQWNTTTNEVFWSDNLHAIYGHDKREPLTFETYINYIHKEDKKTVVANLETAMKTGEFLESTYRIQLDDGSIKIIKSVGKITLNSKGEVLEMSGTCQDITENKKKELELLEINRQLNLAEQMAMLGMWVWKPSKNIFKWSDSLYKIYGFELGSDVNIDKAISMIYTPDKEKVKEVIKNLLNGIEVPRSTYRIIVNNNEIKTLEVRREISKDEHGNIELLGTTQDITHIVETEQLLQEKNHLLSFTEEMASMGSWQWNPHTGISKWSDNLYKLYDLELGVPIDMDLFLSRIHPEDSEKVVEHIEHIVATQKSESLLSYRIVLNDDSIRSLELMAEVVKDSNGQMIELIGTAQDVTDRIKREQDLIEKNQLLTFAEQLSSIGYWKWDIIQDVMEKSENLLKILDFEPGAKPDFKTYLKRVHPADREKVIDISQRIIETKKFDKFHHRIVKNDNSIKTIKLIGEVILDKEGNVIELIGSSQDITEQIEAHQKIMDTNRSLEKSTINLTSKNKQLAEFNHITSHNLRSPVSNLNALLGLYKSTENESKKIEIFEKFEIVIDHLTETLNALIETISIKNSAVEITQELCFEQTLLKTKEILAAELIKSNANIRCDFSKAQNVRYNPIYLESIFLNLVSNSLKYRSEDRVPEISITSNTVNGRITLEFEDNGLGIDMKSNGHKLFGLNKVFHKHPDAKGIGLFLTKAQIVAMGGSISAKSKVDVGTTFFIILN, encoded by the coding sequence ATGAGTACAGAAAACACTCTTCTTCAAACAGACAAAACTAGTACTACTCCTAGTAGTATTAAAAACATAGGTATATTTCAATTTGAAGTAGATTCTAACAAAGTGACTTGGAACGATGTTCTGAGAGAAATTCATCAAGTACCAAAAACATTCATACCCAATGCAGATAATATCTACGGAAATTGCAAAGAAGGTATTGTAAAAGAAAACCTTATAAAGGCGCACACTCAGGCTTTATTAAAAGGAGTTTCATTTGAACTAGAATATGAAGTAATAACACCTAAAGGAAGTTCTCGTTTTCTGCACGTAGCAACACATGCTACTACTAATGATAATAAATGCACAAGCTTACATGGTTTTATTACCGACATTACCCATACTAAAGTAAAAAACATTGAGAATCATATATTAAAAAAACAATTGGAGTATGCTGAGAAATTAGCAAATTCTGGCTCTTGGAAATGGGATATAAATTTAGACACGCTGACCTGGTCAGATAATTTTTACCATATTCTAAAACGACATAAAGAAAAACCTTTGTCATTCGAAACATTTTTAGAATATGTTCATATAGAGGATAAAGAAGAAATAGCTGCCAAATTTGACCTAGCTTTAAAGACAAAGCATTTCCCTGATTCAAATTATCGCATTGCTTTAAAAGATGGCACGATTAAAAACATGAAATCTATTGGCGAGGTTATAACCGATGCGCATGGTGAGGTCATAACAATAATGGGAACCTGCCAAGATATTACAGAAAGTAAAGAGAGAGATCAACAACTTATTCAAAAAAAACAACAATTAGAATTAACTGAAAACAGTAGCGAAGCAGGTACGTGGCAATTAAATACAAAAACAGGTGCATTTAAATGGTCAGACAATCTTTACAAAATAACAGATTTTGAATATGGTGAACCCATCAGTTTCGAAGTTCTTTATGCTCGAATACACCCCAAAGATAAACCACACGTAGACAAAGCATTACAGTCGGTAAAAAATACGGGAATAAAGAAAACTTTTAGTCACCGTCTAATTACAAGAGATAAAAGTATTCGAACCTTAGAGATTACGGCAGATGTTGTATCAAATAGAATAAATAATGACAAGGTTTTAATTGGAACCGCTCGCGACATTACCGATAGAATAAAAATCGAACACGAATTAATAGAAAAAAACCAGCTACTTAATTTCGCTGAGCATCTTACCACAATGGGTTATTGGAGATATAAACCCGAAACCGATGATGTTTTTTGGTCAGACAACCTTTATCAAATGTTCGAACAACCAAAAACCGACAAATTATCTTTTAGTACTTATTTCAATAAAATTCACTCAGATGACAAAGCATTTGTAAAAGAAAAAATAGACCAATCAATTATTGACCATAAATTTTACGATTTCACCCATAGAATCGTTCTTAGCGACAATACTATACGATTCATACAAATTTTGGGCAAAGTCACCATAAATAGAAATGATGGTTCACAAGAATTACTGGGCACATGCTTAGATGTTACAGATAACGAATCAAGAGAACTAGAATTATCTAAAAAAAACCAACAATTAAACGTTGCAGAAAAGATGGCAATGATTGGTTATTGGCAATGGAACACAACCACCAACGAGGTTTTTTGGTCCGATAATTTACATGCTATTTATGGTCACGATAAACGGGAACCTTTAACTTTCGAAACTTATATTAACTACATACATAAAGAAGACAAAAAAACTGTAGTCGCAAACCTCGAAACAGCGATGAAAACTGGAGAGTTTCTGGAATCCACGTATAGAATTCAACTAGATGATGGCAGTATTAAAATCATAAAATCTGTCGGTAAAATCACCCTAAACAGTAAAGGTGAAGTTTTAGAAATGTCTGGAACATGTCAAGATATTACAGAAAACAAAAAGAAGGAACTAGAATTACTTGAAATAAACAGGCAATTAAACCTTGCAGAGCAAATGGCCATGTTAGGTATGTGGGTATGGAAACCGAGTAAAAACATTTTTAAATGGTCTGATAGTCTATATAAAATTTATGGATTTGAACTGGGTTCAGATGTAAACATAGACAAGGCTATATCTATGATATACACACCAGATAAAGAAAAGGTAAAAGAAGTAATCAAAAACTTACTAAATGGCATAGAAGTGCCAAGGTCTACATATCGGATTATAGTAAACAATAATGAAATTAAAACCTTAGAAGTTAGACGGGAAATTTCTAAAGACGAACATGGAAATATTGAATTATTAGGCACCACCCAAGACATTACACATATCGTCGAAACAGAACAATTACTTCAAGAAAAAAACCACCTACTTTCTTTTACCGAAGAAATGGCTTCGATGGGATCTTGGCAGTGGAACCCACATACAGGCATATCAAAATGGTCAGACAATCTTTATAAACTCTATGATCTTGAATTAGGCGTACCAATTGATATGGATTTATTCTTATCAAGAATACATCCAGAAGATTCTGAAAAGGTCGTTGAGCATATAGAACATATAGTAGCTACACAAAAGAGCGAATCTCTTTTATCATACCGAATTGTTTTGAATGACGACTCAATTCGATCCTTAGAGCTAATGGCCGAAGTAGTTAAGGACAGCAATGGCCAAATGATTGAATTAATTGGCACAGCACAAGACGTAACAGATCGTATTAAAAGAGAACAAGATTTAATAGAAAAAAACCAACTTTTAACTTTCGCCGAACAGCTCTCTAGTATTGGTTATTGGAAATGGGACATCATACAAGATGTTATGGAGAAATCCGAAAATTTATTGAAGATTTTAGATTTTGAACCAGGAGCAAAACCAGATTTTAAAACCTATTTAAAAAGAGTACACCCTGCCGATCGCGAAAAGGTAATTGATATAAGTCAAAGAATAATTGAAACAAAAAAGTTCGATAAATTTCATCACAGAATCGTAAAAAATGACAATTCAATTAAAACCATTAAATTAATTGGCGAGGTCATACTTGATAAAGAAGGTAATGTTATAGAATTGATAGGATCAAGTCAAGACATCACTGAACAGATAGAAGCACATCAAAAAATAATGGACACCAACAGAAGTTTAGAAAAATCAACGATAAACTTAACTTCAAAAAATAAGCAACTTGCTGAATTTAATCACATTACATCACATAATTTAAGATCCCCAGTAAGCAACCTTAATGCACTATTAGGTCTATATAAAAGCACTGAAAATGAGAGCAAAAAAATAGAAATTTTTGAAAAGTTTGAAATTGTAATAGACCATTTGACAGAAACACTTAACGCCCTAATAGAAACAATATCAATAAAAAACTCAGCTGTTGAGATCACTCAAGAACTTTGTTTTGAGCAGACGCTGTTAAAAACCAAAGAAATATTAGCTGCCGAGTTAATAAAAAGTAATGCCAATATAAGATGTGATTTTTCTAAAGCGCAAAATGTAAGATACAATCCTATCTATTTAGAAAGTATTTTTCTTAATTTAGTAAGTAATTCATTGAAATACAGATCCGAAGATAGAGTACCAGAAATCTCCATTACCTCAAATACCGTTAATGGAAGAATAACATTAGAATTTGAAGATAATGGGCTAGGAATAGATATGAAAAGTAATGGTCATAAATTATTTGGACTTAACAAAGTATTCCACAAACACCCGGATGCAAAAGGCATTGGTTTATTTTTGACCAAAGCTCAAATAGTAGCAATGGGCGGTTCGATTTCGGCAAAAAGTAAAGTTGACGTCGGCACAACATTTTTTATCATTTTAAATTAA